A stretch of Oligoflexia bacterium DNA encodes these proteins:
- a CDS encoding DoxX family protein codes for MKYLFRIIPAVILLQTLFFKFTGAPESIYIFSTLGVEPWGRYLSGIAELLAAILILIPATTYYGSLLTLMIMLGAIASHILFLGITVQNDGGLLFMLACITFLCARLNIYYLKK; via the coding sequence ATGAAATACTTATTCAGAATTATTCCTGCTGTTATTTTATTGCAAACTTTGTTTTTTAAATTCACCGGGGCGCCAGAATCTATTTATATTTTTTCAACTTTGGGTGTTGAACCTTGGGGACGATATCTTTCTGGTATTGCTGAACTGCTTGCGGCCATTCTTATTTTGATTCCAGCTACTACATATTATGGCAGTCTTTTAACTTTAATGATCATGCTTGGTGCCATAGCTTCACATATTTTATTTTTGGGGATTACCGTCCAAAACGATGGCGGTTTATTGTTTATGTTAGCATGTATAACATTTCTTTGTGCACGCCTGAATATTTACTACTTAAAAAAATAA